The Streptomyces sp. NBC_00569 genomic sequence CGTCGTCGGCCACGGCCTGGAGGCCGCCGCCGTCATGGGCATGCTCCGCAGCGCGCTGAGCGCCGCCGTCCGGGCTCTCCATGAGCCGGCCAAGTCGCTGGAGGTCCTGGGCCTGTACGCCCGATCGGTCGAGGGCGCGCTGGTCACCACCGCCGCCCAGGCCGTGATCGCCCCCCGCCATCGCCGGATCGCCTACAGCAGTGCCGGTCACCCTCCGCCCGTCCTGGCGCACCCCGACGGCACCAGTGACCTGCTGGACCAAGCCACCGACCCCCCGCTGGGCGCCCGCCCCGAACACGTCCCCCGCCCCCAGGCCACCCTGCGATACACCCCCGGTGACATCCTCGTCCTCTACACGGACGGGCTCATCGAACGCCGGGGCGAGGACATCGACGCAGGCCTCAGCCGGCTCACCGACGGTCTCGCCCGTTATGCCCGCCTGGGCCCAGACCGCCTCGCCGATGCCCTGCTGGGCCACCTCGGGGTGCGTGGCGGCGCCCAGGACGACATCGCCCTGATCATTGTGCGCCTCTGAGAGCGTGCCCAGGCCGCGAGGTGATGTCGCTCCGTGAACCTCTTGCTGCACTCACTGTCCGTTCAGGAGTTCTCCCTCGACGTGTTCCAGGGATGGCTTCAGCGAGCGGGAGGGATCGCGCGGTTCACCCTGGCCGCAGCAACTGCGCCTTGACGGGCGCCTGTCTCGGCGTGGTCGAGACGGGAGAGATCCGGGCCTGCGACCCCATCGAGCGCGTGCACCGGCCCGCAAGGTGACTGCCGCGCTCGTCTTCTCCGCGGTGAGCCTCGTCGGACCCTTGTGGAGCAAGGCGGAGAGGGACGAGTAGCCGCCAGGGTGATGCGTCGTCGCCGAAGCGCTAGAAGAAGCGCCAGGGCGACCTGACGCTCGGCCATCGCTATACCCCGGGTGCACCTTCAACGAAATTGTTGACAATTCTGTTGCCCTAGATTTAGCTTTGACAAGCACTCACCCAGGGAGGGCAAGCGATGCCGGACCAACCCCGTTCAGGCACCGGAGAGCAGGCCAAGCAGCAGGCGTTGACGCAGCTCAGGCAGGCGATTCTGCAAGGCGACATGGCACCGGCCCAACGGCTGGTGGAGAACGAGCTCGCCGAGGAGTTCGGTGTGACGCGGGCCAGCGTCAGAGCGGCTCTGATCGATCTGGCGGCGGAAGGGCTGGTCGAGCGGATCCGTAACCGCGGCTCGCGGGTGCGGGTGGTGACGGTCGAGGAAGCGGTGGCCATCACTGAGTGCCGTATGGCCCTGGAAGGGCTGTGCGCGGCCAAGGCGGCCGTCGCGGCCAGCGACGAGCAGCTGGCCCAGCTGGCCGACGTGGGTGCCGCGATGACGAAGGCGGTCGCCGACGGCGAGCCGGTGACGTACTCCGAACTCAACCAGCAACTCCATTTCCTCATCCGGGAGTTCTCCGGTCAGCCGGTGGCTCTGGAACTCCTGGACCGGCTCAACGGGCAGCTGGTGCGCCACCGGTTCCAGCTCGCGCTGAGACCGGGACGCCCGCAGCAGTCCCTGGGTGAACACCTGGCCATGATCGAGGCGATCACGGCCAGGGATCCGAAGGCCGCGGAGGCGGCCGTCCGTGCCCATCTGACGGGCGTGATCGACGCGTTGCGCGAATAGCGGGCGCCGCACGACCGACGCCACGGGGGTGGGCCGACCTTCCTGTCCGACAAGGAGATTCAGCCCATGACACACGGCAAGGCGCCCACCACCCCACGATCCACCCTGGTTGTCACCGCACACGCCGGAGACTTCGTCTGGCGGGCCGGCGGAGCCATCGCGCTGGCCGCCTCGCGGAACGAGAAGGTCACTATCGCGTGCCTGACCTTCGGTGAGCGCGGCGAGTCCGCCAAGGCCTGGCGCGAGGGCAGGAAGCTTGCGGAGATCAAGGCGATACGCCGGGACGAGGCGGAGCGGGCCGCCGCTGTGCTCGGCGCCGAGGTGTGTTTCTTCGACGCGGGTGACTACCCGCTCCTGGTCACCCCGGAGCTGACCGACCGCCTGGTCGAGGTCTACCGTGCGACCCAGCCGGACGTCGTCCTCACCCACCCGGCCGAGGACCCGTACAACGGCGATCACCCCGCCGCCCACC encodes the following:
- a CDS encoding GntR family transcriptional regulator, whose amino-acid sequence is MPDQPRSGTGEQAKQQALTQLRQAILQGDMAPAQRLVENELAEEFGVTRASVRAALIDLAAEGLVERIRNRGSRVRVVTVEEAVAITECRMALEGLCAAKAAVAASDEQLAQLADVGAAMTKAVADGEPVTYSELNQQLHFLIREFSGQPVALELLDRLNGQLVRHRFQLALRPGRPQQSLGEHLAMIEAITARDPKAAEAAVRAHLTGVIDALRE
- a CDS encoding PIG-L deacetylase family protein, producing MTHGKAPTTPRSTLVVTAHAGDFVWRAGGAIALAASRNEKVTIACLTFGERGESAKAWREGRKLAEIKAIRRDEAERAAAVLGAEVCFFDAGDYPLLVTPELTDRLVEVYRATQPDVVLTHPAEDPYNGDHPAAHRMALDARVLAQAIGYPGPGEIIGAPPVFFFEPHQPEMSGFRPEVLLDITEVWDTKRQAMECLGAQQHLWDYYTDLAVRRGVQLRRNAGPNLGLAHQTLAEAYMRPYPQIAKELG